A window of the Nitrosococcus wardiae genome harbors these coding sequences:
- the prsR gene encoding PEP-CTERM-box response regulator transcription factor, with amino-acid sequence MSSKKKNLLIVEDDLGLQSQLRWSFCDYEIGTAEDRQGAIALVRRHEPPVVTLDLGLPPDPGGVSEGMAILREVLALAPHTKIIVITGNDSREHAVQAVGEGAYDFYSKPIDPDILKLTIDRAYRLYELEMENRRLRQVNSSSLEGVIAVSPEMRKVCRAVEKIAPTDVTTLILGESGTGKEIIARALHQLSQRSSQPFVAINCAAIPENLLESELFGYEKGAFTGAVRQTRGKIEYANRGTLFLDEIGDLPLGLQAKLLRFLQERVIERVGGREEIPVDVRVVCATNQDLKKLILQGRFREDLYYRIAEVTVTLPPLRERPGDAAVIGRALLDRFAQAHGKAVRGFSDDALRAIEAYTWPGNVRELENCIKRAVVMAEENRITVEDLDLPTPSEKKTMSLNLRQIREHTEREALTRAVTLVNGNLSRAAELLGVTRPTLYALLDKYEMRN; translated from the coding sequence ATGAGCAGCAAGAAGAAGAATCTGTTGATCGTGGAAGATGATCTTGGCTTGCAAAGCCAACTGCGGTGGTCCTTTTGTGACTATGAAATTGGAACTGCCGAAGATCGCCAGGGAGCGATTGCTTTGGTGCGCCGTCATGAACCTCCGGTAGTGACTTTAGATCTCGGCCTGCCTCCCGATCCCGGTGGAGTTAGCGAAGGTATGGCCATTCTGCGGGAGGTTTTGGCCTTAGCGCCCCATACCAAGATTATTGTGATTACCGGAAATGATAGCCGGGAACATGCGGTGCAGGCGGTGGGAGAAGGTGCCTACGATTTTTATTCCAAGCCTATCGACCCTGACATTCTCAAGCTAACCATTGACCGGGCTTATCGGCTCTATGAGCTAGAGATGGAAAACCGGCGCTTACGGCAGGTCAACTCTTCCTCTTTGGAAGGAGTGATTGCGGTTAGCCCTGAGATGAGAAAGGTATGCCGTGCCGTTGAAAAGATTGCCCCTACGGATGTGACCACCCTTATTTTGGGTGAAAGTGGTACAGGAAAAGAAATCATTGCCCGGGCCTTACACCAGCTGAGCCAGCGCAGCAGTCAACCCTTCGTGGCTATTAACTGTGCCGCTATTCCGGAGAACCTCTTAGAGAGTGAGCTTTTCGGTTATGAAAAGGGTGCCTTTACCGGGGCTGTGCGGCAGACCCGGGGCAAAATTGAATATGCCAATAGGGGGACATTATTTCTGGACGAGATCGGGGATCTGCCTCTAGGCCTTCAAGCTAAGCTGCTACGTTTTCTCCAGGAACGGGTAATCGAACGGGTGGGTGGCCGTGAAGAAATCCCTGTAGATGTACGGGTGGTCTGTGCGACCAACCAGGATCTGAAGAAGCTCATTCTCCAGGGCCGCTTCCGGGAAGATCTTTATTATCGAATCGCTGAAGTCACGGTAACTCTTCCACCTCTACGTGAACGCCCAGGTGATGCGGCGGTTATTGGGCGGGCGTTGCTCGACCGTTTTGCCCAGGCCCATGGTAAAGCAGTTCGGGGTTTTTCGGACGATGCCCTTAGGGCTATCGAGGCCTATACGTGGCCCGGTAATGTCAGAGAACTGGAAAACTGCATAAAACGGGCGGTGGTTATGGCAGAGGAGAACCGTATCACTGTAGAAGATTTGGATCTCCCCACTCCTTCGGAAAAGAAGACTATGTCTCTAAACCTGCGCCAAATACGGGAGCATACTGAGCGCGAGGCACTAACCCGAGCCGTTACGCTCGTAAACGGCAATCTATCCCGTGCAGCTGAACTGCTGGGGGTGACCCGTCCTACCTTATATGCCTTACTCGATAAATATGAAATGCGTAATTGA
- a CDS encoding helix-turn-helix domain-containing protein: MPAPYSNDLRQKLITCYEQGELSQEAVAKRFLVSVRTFKRWWKRYQERERIAPEPMGGWVEPKVDEAGGAQIRAWLKARPELTLVQLCERYERHFGVSMSRSAMDRALKRLNLTRKKRRSMSPRARASRSNDSGPPIKNASARMPPKS; this comes from the coding sequence ATGCCCGCCCCTTACTCGAATGATTTACGTCAAAAACTGATCACCTGCTATGAGCAGGGGGAACTGAGCCAGGAGGCGGTGGCGAAACGGTTTTTGGTTTCGGTGAGGACCTTCAAGCGGTGGTGGAAGCGCTACCAGGAACGTGAGCGCATTGCTCCGGAGCCGATGGGGGGCTGGGTGGAGCCGAAGGTCGATGAAGCCGGAGGGGCTCAAATCCGGGCGTGGCTCAAGGCGCGGCCGGAGTTAACGCTGGTGCAGCTGTGTGAACGCTATGAGCGCCACTTTGGGGTATCGATGAGCCGAAGTGCTATGGACCGCGCGTTGAAGCGGCTGAACCTCACGCGAAAAAAAAGACGTTCTATGAGCCCACGCGCGAGAGCGAGCCGGTCCAACGACAGCGGGCCGCCCATCAAGAACGCCTCTGCGCGTATGCCCCCGAAGAGCTGA
- a CDS encoding PEP-CTERM/exosortase system-associated acyltransferase, with amino-acid sequence MSLFTYCPSAYQPKFDNESELLHVHKLFQKYFEVLEADTPKLIEQAFNLRYQVYCLENPFENASCFPNKMEMDHYDQYSIHALIRYRDTGEAVGTVRLVRPNSSGHRNGFPMEPCCSTLLTNIPREMQISSHHSPAEISRFAISKNIRQRVIKMASATKAGHSKEEKYNNTRLDRLLYSHLTLELVAAAMHLSDKHGITHWYSLASPALFRTLRRFAIRLTPIGSAIEHRGIRLPCIDNLETLLRRVYKNQPDAWKILTNHGAIWPESKRNYIEEYTKVARKLTMVPQPQIASA; translated from the coding sequence ATGTCACTTTTTACTTACTGCCCAAGTGCATATCAACCAAAATTTGATAATGAATCCGAATTGCTTCATGTCCACAAGCTCTTTCAAAAATACTTCGAAGTTTTAGAAGCAGACACTCCAAAGCTTATTGAGCAGGCCTTTAATCTACGCTATCAAGTTTATTGCCTTGAAAACCCGTTCGAAAATGCATCCTGTTTTCCAAACAAAATGGAAATGGATCACTACGATCAATATTCTATCCATGCCCTCATCCGCTATCGCGATACGGGAGAAGCGGTAGGCACTGTCCGATTAGTTCGGCCGAATTCTTCTGGCCATAGAAATGGATTTCCCATGGAACCCTGCTGCAGCACATTGCTTACTAATATTCCTAGAGAAATGCAAATTTCATCACATCATTCACCTGCAGAAATTTCTCGATTTGCAATATCTAAGAATATTAGACAGCGAGTTATAAAAATGGCATCTGCAACAAAAGCTGGACACTCCAAAGAAGAAAAGTACAACAACACTCGCCTAGATCGCCTATTGTATTCCCATCTCACCCTAGAGTTAGTTGCCGCTGCAATGCATTTGAGCGATAAGCATGGAATTACACACTGGTATTCTTTGGCTTCGCCAGCTCTATTTAGAACTTTGAGACGCTTTGCAATTCGCTTGACACCGATTGGTTCGGCAATCGAACATCGCGGGATCCGACTACCTTGTATCGATAATCTTGAAACGCTGTTAAGAAGGGTCTATAAGAACCAACCTGATGCTTGGAAGATTTTAACCAATCATGGAGCGATTTGGCCGGAGTCTAAACGTAATTACATCGAGGAATATACGAAAGTAGCAAGAAAGCTCACTATGGTGCCCCAACCTCAAATTGCTAGCGCATAA
- a CDS encoding PEP-CTERM/exosortase system-associated acyltransferase translates to MHSSCAGSTSTESRLVDVFSNYFEVTPANTSKLLETVYRLRYQVYCVETGFENPWQFPDRLENDEFDKYSAHSLLRHQRTGSFAGTVRLILPRKDVEKCFPVHEISSLPLFLNHKQFPRAKVAEVSRFAISKEFRKRFGEFISPSAASDYYETYIDERRIIPHITLGLVAGAVKMSAENGIQHWFCVVERSFLRLLSRYSLYLMPYGPAIDYHGKRQPCYVHLDQFLERARKERPDVWELITHNGKNCP, encoded by the coding sequence ATGCACTCTTCTTGCGCAGGTAGCACGAGCACCGAAAGCAGGCTAGTTGATGTATTTTCGAACTATTTTGAAGTCACCCCCGCAAACACATCTAAACTTCTTGAAACCGTATACCGTTTACGGTACCAAGTTTATTGCGTAGAAACTGGATTTGAAAACCCCTGGCAGTTTCCGGATAGATTGGAGAATGATGAATTCGATAAATACTCAGCCCACAGCCTTCTCAGACATCAGCGGACAGGGAGCTTTGCGGGTACCGTTCGCCTAATCCTGCCCCGAAAAGACGTCGAAAAATGTTTTCCTGTCCATGAGATAAGCTCTCTTCCCTTATTCCTTAATCATAAGCAGTTTCCTCGGGCAAAAGTAGCCGAAGTTTCTCGCTTTGCGATTTCTAAAGAATTTAGGAAACGTTTTGGAGAATTTATTTCACCAAGTGCCGCTTCTGATTACTATGAGACTTACATAGATGAGCGTCGGATTATACCGCATATTACCCTAGGGTTAGTTGCCGGGGCAGTAAAGATGAGTGCTGAAAATGGAATACAACATTGGTTTTGCGTGGTAGAGCGCTCTTTTCTACGTCTTTTATCAAGATACAGTTTATATCTAATGCCATATGGACCAGCCATAGATTATCACGGCAAGCGTCAGCCTTGTTATGTTCACCTGGATCAATTTCTGGAAAGGGCACGCAAAGAACGTCCCGATGTTTGGGAATTAATTACTCACAATGGCAAAAACTGTCCTTAA